The sequence below is a genomic window from Leptotrichia sp. oral taxon 215 str. W9775.
GAAGTTGTAGACAGGGCAGTAAAAGAAAATGTAGATTTAATAATTTCACACCATCCTTTCATATTTAGCGGATTAAAAAGAATTACGAGTGAAACTGTACATGGCAGAAAAATTCTGAAGATTATTGAAAATAAAATAGCAGTATATTCAGGGCATACAAATGTAGACTTTGGAATAAATGGTTTAAATGATTATATATTTTATAAGCTTGATTTAAATGGAAAATTGGAAATATATAACGAATTTGAATGTGAAGGATATAATTACATAAAACATAAAAATGAGAATATAAAAGGTGGAAGTGTCAGAATAAAAACCCTTAATCATGAAATGGAATTATCAGATTTGATTAGGGTAATAAAAGAAAAGCTTGGCCTTGAATTTGTAAGATATGTTGGAGAAAATAGAAAAATCCGTAAAATAGGACTTGTTACAGGTGGTGGAAGTTCTTTTATGCATAGTGTAAAAGAAAAGATAGATGTTTTTTTAACGGGAGACTTAAGATATCATGAATCTCTTGACACGTTGGAAGAAGGTGGAATATTAATAGATATAGGACATTATGAAAGCGAGTATCTGTTTGCTGAATTAATGGAACTTCAAGTTTCACAATTTTTCAAAGGTAAAATAATAAAACATTTTGGAGAACCTGTCTTTAAGCTAGGGTAGAATTATAAGACTGGAAATAAT
It includes:
- a CDS encoding Nif3-like dinuclear metal center hexameric protein, whose translation is MQVKDIVGELHTIYNPKLAEDWDNVGLLVGNENSEVNTVLLCLDITEEVVDRAVKENVDLIISHHPFIFSGLKRITSETVHGRKILKIIENKIAVYSGHTNVDFGINGLNDYIFYKLDLNGKLEIYNEFECEGYNYIKHKNENIKGGSVRIKTLNHEMELSDLIRVIKEKLGLEFVRYVGENRKIRKIGLVTGGGSSFMHSVKEKIDVFLTGDLRYHESLDTLEEGGILIDIGHYESEYLFAELMELQVSQFFKGKIIKHFGEPVFKLG